In Paracoccus fistulariae, a single window of DNA contains:
- a CDS encoding sugar phosphate isomerase/epimerase family protein — protein sequence MKIGFVSDSLGSLSFGELLDQAVRLGVDGVEVNTCGWSTGPHFDMAAMKSDAGARRAFAKEFEARGLEIIALNANGNPTHPTEPQQGEGLRDTIRIAGEMGLKTVCTMSGLPAGRPGDEMPNWVVSSWPPETRSILDYQWNEVLIPFWTDIAALAKDCGVERIALELHGNQCVYNVPTLLRLREAIGPVIGANLDPSHLFWMGADPLMAADALAGAIYHVHAKDTMLNTPVQATTSLLENGGLTDIPARAWSYITLGFGHDETWWRQFCYRLRMGGYDGWLSIEHEDMILNSLEGLERSVELLRRVAPVKPSDFRLQDI from the coding sequence ATGAAGATCGGGTTCGTGTCGGACAGCCTCGGCAGTCTGTCTTTCGGTGAGTTGCTGGATCAGGCCGTTCGGCTGGGCGTCGATGGCGTCGAGGTGAATACTTGCGGCTGGTCCACCGGCCCGCATTTCGACATGGCGGCGATGAAGTCCGATGCTGGCGCCCGGCGCGCCTTTGCCAAGGAATTCGAGGCGCGCGGGCTGGAAATCATTGCGCTGAACGCCAATGGCAACCCGACCCATCCGACCGAGCCGCAGCAGGGCGAGGGGTTGCGCGACACGATCCGCATCGCTGGCGAGATGGGGCTGAAAACCGTCTGCACCATGTCGGGCCTGCCAGCAGGACGACCGGGGGACGAGATGCCGAACTGGGTCGTCTCAAGCTGGCCGCCCGAGACGCGGTCGATCCTCGATTACCAGTGGAACGAGGTGCTTATCCCGTTCTGGACGGACATCGCGGCATTGGCGAAGGATTGTGGGGTCGAACGTATCGCGCTGGAACTGCATGGCAATCAATGCGTCTACAACGTGCCGACGCTTCTGCGCCTGCGCGAGGCCATCGGGCCGGTGATCGGCGCCAATCTGGATCCCAGCCACCTGTTCTGGATGGGGGCTGATCCCTTGATGGCGGCGGATGCGCTGGCTGGCGCGATCTATCACGTTCATGCCAAGGATACGATGCTGAACACGCCCGTGCAGGCCACGACCAGCCTGCTGGAGAATGGCGGGCTGACCGATATACCGGCGCGGGCGTGGTCTTACATCACGCTGGGTTTCGGGCATGATGAAACCTGGTGGCGGCAGTTCTGTTACCGGCTGAGAATGGGCGGCTATGACGGCTGGCTGTCGATCGAGCATGAGGACATGATCCTGAACTCGCTGGAGGGGCTGGAACGTTCGGTCGAGCTGTTGCGGCGGGTGGCGCCGGTCAAGCCGTCGGACTTCAGGCTTCAGGACATCTGA
- a CDS encoding LacI family DNA-binding transcriptional regulator, with amino-acid sequence MPGKITLKDVAARAGVGSATVDRVINDRGNVSKDVSRKVLQAARDLGLKRILPEHYRKTIRIEVILARPELPLIERMRQQFQRLTTVLDTSILIHRTILKDESAASIARALRKTTCDAVIVYMPDDPATHAAVAALKLRDIPVVTLISDVPGSDRIAYAGPDHFMSGRSAGYFITRMAMRPGPVAVLCNTRQIQSHDDRIRGLEAYLADQPGFSIAAVVEGRDDRDRSETRLRQLFAANRDIVAVYNVGAGNLGVAEAIRADLLPARPVFVGHELTKYSAALLREGVMSLTIDQCPELQARLAVNHILRHFDFADLGQENPLYDTRPLQVVLYGPENLPANTDFD; translated from the coding sequence ATGCCAGGCAAGATCACGCTGAAAGATGTGGCCGCGCGCGCAGGCGTCGGTTCGGCCACAGTTGACCGGGTCATCAACGACCGCGGCAATGTCTCGAAGGATGTCAGCCGCAAGGTGCTGCAGGCCGCGCGGGACCTGGGCCTGAAGCGCATACTGCCCGAACATTACCGCAAGACCATCCGGATCGAGGTCATCCTGGCGCGCCCGGAACTGCCACTGATCGAGCGGATGCGCCAGCAGTTCCAGCGGCTGACGACAGTGTTGGACACCTCGATCCTGATCCACCGCACGATCCTCAAGGATGAAAGCGCCGCCAGCATCGCGCGAGCGCTGCGCAAGACCACATGCGATGCGGTCATTGTGTACATGCCCGACGATCCGGCAACCCATGCCGCCGTCGCCGCGCTGAAACTGCGCGATATTCCGGTCGTCACACTGATCTCGGATGTGCCCGGCTCGGACCGGATCGCCTATGCGGGGCCGGATCATTTCATGTCGGGACGCTCGGCCGGTTACTTCATCACCCGGATGGCGATGCGGCCGGGGCCGGTCGCGGTGCTGTGCAATACCCGCCAGATCCAGTCGCATGACGACCGGATTCGCGGGCTGGAGGCCTATCTGGCCGACCAGCCCGGCTTTTCCATCGCCGCCGTCGTGGAAGGGCGCGATGACCGCGACCGGTCCGAGACGCGGCTGCGTCAGCTTTTCGCCGCCAATCGCGATATCGTCGCCGTCTATAATGTCGGCGCCGGCAATCTGGGCGTCGCGGAGGCGATCCGCGCCGATCTCTTGCCCGCGCGACCGGTCTTTGTCGGCCATGAACTGACGAAATACAGCGCTGCCCTGCTGCGCGAGGGCGTCATGTCGCTGACCATCGACCAATGCCCGGAACTGCAGGCGCGGCTGGCCGTGAACCACATCCTGCGCCATTTCGACTTTGCCGATCTGGGGCAGGAAAACCCGCTTTACGACACGCGCCCGCTGCAAGTCGTGCTCTACGGCCCCGAGAACCTGCCGGCGAATACAGATTTCGACTGA
- a CDS encoding Gfo/Idh/MocA family protein, with translation MAQFDPVRWGILGAARIADGAVIPGMVASADAVPLAIGARDLTRAQAMAEKHGIARAYGSYDEVLADPDVEAVYIALPNHLHVEWARKAADAGKHVLIEKPGAMRAADYAALKGVDPALKISEAFMVRQQPRWIKLRDILRSGDYGAPLTFSSLLSFMMTNEQDFRQKPEWGGGAYYDLGCYTAMAARYFLDAEPLRVMALMERNAGGIDMFTSVIMDFGKGRQASFMVSLAQASSQSIQIVCERAFVTLPQAYVPSRSAPNMILIDTSADHANSDITSLEFPALDQYKAEVTNFSRAVRGEDAPYFDLADARANAAVCDAVFASAASGGWALVKGA, from the coding sequence ATGGCCCAATTCGATCCGGTCAGATGGGGCATTCTGGGCGCGGCCCGGATTGCCGATGGCGCGGTCATTCCCGGCATGGTGGCCAGCGCCGATGCGGTGCCGCTGGCCATCGGCGCACGCGACCTGACCCGCGCGCAGGCAATGGCGGAAAAGCATGGAATCGCGCGGGCCTATGGCAGCTATGACGAGGTGCTGGCCGACCCGGATGTCGAGGCAGTCTATATCGCCCTGCCCAATCACCTGCATGTGGAATGGGCGCGCAAGGCCGCCGATGCCGGCAAGCATGTTCTGATCGAAAAGCCGGGCGCGATGCGGGCGGCGGATTACGCGGCGCTGAAGGGCGTGGACCCTGCCCTGAAAATCTCCGAGGCTTTCATGGTCCGCCAGCAACCGCGCTGGATCAAGCTGCGCGACATCCTGCGCAGCGGCGATTACGGTGCTCCGCTGACGTTCTCATCACTTCTGTCCTTCATGATGACGAACGAACAGGATTTCCGCCAGAAACCCGAATGGGGCGGCGGCGCCTATTATGATCTGGGCTGCTATACAGCGATGGCCGCGCGTTACTTTCTGGATGCCGAGCCCTTGCGGGTGATGGCCCTGATGGAGCGCAATGCGGGCGGAATCGACATGTTCACCTCGGTCATCATGGATTTCGGCAAAGGGCGGCAGGCGAGCTTTATGGTCTCGCTGGCGCAGGCATCATCGCAATCGATCCAGATCGTCTGTGAACGCGCCTTTGTCACGCTGCCGCAGGCCTACGTACCCTCGCGCAGCGCACCGAACATGATCCTGATCGACACTTCCGCCGATCACGCCAATTCCGATATCACCTCGCTGGAATTCCCGGCACTTGACCAATACAAGGCCGAGGTCACGAATTTCTCGCGTGCCGTCCGGGGCGAGGATGCCCCCTATTTCGACCTTGCCGATGCCCGCGCCAATGCGGCCGTCTGCGATGCTGTCTTCGCCTCGGCTGCCTCGGGCGGTTGGGCGCTTGTCAAAGGAGCCTGA
- the iolG gene encoding inositol 2-dehydrogenase, which yields MTVTLALIGAGRIANVHADAIAAHPDARLAAVTDALPEAAQALAQRSGAEYRSTEDIAADPAIDGVLICTPTDTHANLIERFARAGKHVFCEKPVDLDIARARQVVDIAREAGVKLMMGFNRRFDPNFAAARRAIDEGRIGAVEMVTITSRDPGAPDISYAARSGGIFRDMTIHDLDMARFLLGEEPVTVSAHASVLIEPRLREIGDYDSATVILETASGKQAVITNSRRATYGYDQRIEVHGSEGMVDVANFHENTMRIGTAEGYTTAPLMNFFMTRYTPAYAAEIAEFIASIADNRAPSATGEDGVIALRLADACVESVQTGRRVRV from the coding sequence ATGACCGTGACGCTCGCCCTGATCGGCGCCGGCCGTATCGCCAATGTCCACGCGGACGCCATCGCCGCGCATCCGGATGCCCGGCTGGCAGCCGTGACCGACGCCTTGCCCGAAGCGGCACAGGCCTTGGCGCAGCGCAGCGGTGCGGAATATCGCAGCACCGAAGACATCGCAGCTGACCCGGCCATCGATGGCGTGCTGATCTGCACCCCCACCGACACCCATGCCAACCTGATCGAGCGTTTCGCCCGCGCCGGCAAGCATGTCTTCTGCGAAAAGCCGGTCGATCTGGATATCGCCCGCGCGCGGCAGGTGGTGGACATCGCCCGCGAGGCCGGGGTGAAGCTGATGATGGGCTTCAACCGCCGGTTTGATCCGAATTTCGCCGCCGCCCGCCGCGCGATTGACGAGGGCCGCATCGGCGCGGTCGAGATGGTGACGATCACCTCGCGCGACCCGGGCGCGCCCGACATCAGCTATGCCGCGCGTTCTGGCGGAATCTTTCGCGACATGACTATCCACGATCTGGATATGGCCCGTTTTCTGCTGGGCGAGGAACCTGTCACCGTCTCTGCCCATGCCTCGGTCCTGATCGAGCCGCGCCTGCGCGAGATCGGCGATTACGACAGCGCAACCGTGATTCTGGAAACCGCCAGCGGCAAACAGGCCGTCATCACCAATTCCCGCCGCGCCACCTATGGCTATGACCAGAGGATTGAGGTGCATGGAAGCGAGGGCATGGTCGACGTGGCCAATTTCCACGAAAACACCATGCGCATCGGCACAGCCGAGGGATATACGACAGCGCCGCTGATGAATTTCTTCATGACCCGCTATACCCCGGCCTACGCCGCCGAAATCGCCGAATTCATCGCCAGCATCGCCGATAACCGTGCGCCCTCCGCGACCGGTGAGGACGGCGTGATCGCGCTGCGGCTGGCAGATGCCTGCGTGGAGTCGGTGCAGACGGGGCGGAGAGTCAGGGTGTGA
- a CDS encoding GNAT family N-acetyltransferase, with product MTNRIAHSFDAIDLEALSDAELAVFARLDVSKEQEDFGGTFLGSVEEWKRVPDSNTYGLAFFIRGRTPAGMVLLKRPPASPSWTPNDAVSLHGLKISREFQGRGLGRFALQLAIEMAKARWPDATKLVLAVDAENVAALTLYRRFGMSDSGPVFEGRVGLEHRLELSLPFKTQASLTP from the coding sequence ATGACAAACCGTATTGCCCACTCGTTCGACGCTATTGACCTTGAAGCCTTGTCAGACGCCGAATTGGCCGTTTTCGCCCGTCTCGACGTCTCGAAGGAACAGGAGGACTTCGGGGGCACATTCCTAGGTTCTGTCGAGGAGTGGAAACGGGTACCAGATTCGAACACATACGGGCTGGCTTTTTTCATCAGGGGTCGGACGCCAGCAGGTATGGTTCTGCTCAAGCGTCCGCCGGCTTCGCCCAGTTGGACGCCAAACGATGCTGTTTCCCTGCACGGCCTGAAGATTTCTAGGGAATTTCAGGGTCGTGGTCTCGGACGCTTCGCGCTTCAACTTGCTATCGAGATGGCGAAGGCTCGGTGGCCTGATGCAACGAAGCTGGTCTTGGCCGTCGATGCTGAAAATGTCGCCGCGCTAACTCTCTACCGACGCTTCGGAATGTCGGACAGCGGCCCGGTTTTCGAGGGGCGTGTTGGGTTGGAGCATCGGTTGGAGTTGTCTTTGCCGTTCAAAACGCAGGCCAGTTTGACGCCATGA
- a CDS encoding Gfo/Idh/MocA family protein, which translates to MAQKGIAIIGAGMIGGAHANAYRQFAHRFGDMPLAIVCDTNAEMAGDLAQKYGFKAVASDWKQVISDSDIHVVSVCLPNFLHTEVTQAALAAGKHVLCEKPLALSADQARPVRDAARTAACVSGTVFNYRRIPALADIRARIEAGDLGAPVQISVLFQCDYAADPMLPHSWRYEFDKAGPGALLDLGTHAVDMARFMFGDVAEVVGAVSTISVPQRHLPLGTTTGHGHVELSDETATVDNDDVMSGLVRFANGAQGFVSASRVAVGSGNRLAVEVHGTRGTARFTTEMPSFYELALFAPGQPSNFMRVPNRPSSPSIGDLAPVPHDLAAIGYAEVFGYLIHEFLGAIAEGKPLENGSIEDGYRAAQVLDAIQRASVVNEPVKVAFED; encoded by the coding sequence ATGGCGCAAAAGGGAATCGCGATCATCGGTGCGGGAATGATCGGTGGGGCACATGCCAATGCCTATCGGCAATTTGCCCACAGGTTCGGGGACATGCCGCTTGCCATCGTTTGCGACACAAATGCCGAGATGGCCGGCGATCTGGCGCAGAAATACGGGTTCAAGGCGGTTGCGAGCGATTGGAAGCAGGTGATCTCCGATTCCGATATTCATGTCGTTTCGGTCTGTCTGCCGAATTTTCTGCACACCGAGGTGACACAGGCCGCGCTGGCGGCGGGTAAGCATGTGCTGTGCGAAAAACCGCTGGCGCTGTCGGCGGATCAGGCGCGGCCGGTTCGGGATGCAGCGCGCACGGCAGCTTGCGTGTCGGGGACCGTCTTCAACTATCGCCGCATTCCGGCTCTGGCCGATATCCGGGCGCGGATCGAAGCGGGCGACCTGGGCGCGCCGGTCCAGATCTCGGTCCTGTTTCAATGCGACTACGCCGCCGATCCGATGCTGCCGCATTCCTGGCGGTACGAATTCGACAAGGCCGGACCGGGCGCGCTGCTGGACCTGGGCACTCATGCGGTCGATATGGCGCGCTTCATGTTCGGCGATGTGGCCGAGGTCGTGGGTGCGGTCTCGACCATCTCTGTGCCGCAGCGGCATCTACCTTTGGGCACGACGACCGGGCATGGCCATGTGGAACTGTCGGATGAAACGGCCACCGTCGACAACGACGATGTGATGTCCGGGCTGGTGCGTTTCGCGAATGGCGCACAGGGCTTTGTCTCGGCGAGCCGGGTCGCGGTGGGGTCGGGTAACCGGCTGGCGGTCGAGGTGCATGGAACCAGGGGCACGGCGCGTTTCACGACCGAGATGCCCTCCTTCTATGAACTTGCGCTGTTCGCGCCCGGCCAGCCGTCGAACTTCATGCGCGTGCCGAACCGCCCATCCTCTCCTTCTATCGGCGATTTGGCACCGGTGCCGCATGACCTTGCCGCGATCGGTTATGCCGAGGTCTTCGGCTATCTGATCCACGAATTCCTAGGTGCGATTGCTGAGGGCAAGCCGCTGGAGAACGGTTCCATCGAGGATGGCTATCGCGCGGCGCAGGTGCTGGACGCGATCCAGAGGGCTAGTGTTGTGAACGAACCGGTAAAGGTGGCGTTTGAGGATTGA
- a CDS encoding MerR family transcriptional regulator, with product MLTIGKLGASTGVKVPTIRYYEQIGLLPEAERSAENQRLYSQKALERLAFIRHARDLGFTLEAIRDLLSLSDQPGQPCAAADAIVVAQLAEVESRLARLGALKVELQRILTQCAGGKIADCRVIEALGDHSLCATDHRYPDLGATT from the coding sequence ATGCTGACGATTGGAAAACTGGGGGCGTCAACAGGCGTGAAGGTGCCGACGATCCGTTATTACGAGCAGATCGGCCTTTTGCCCGAGGCCGAACGCAGTGCCGAAAACCAGCGGCTCTACAGCCAAAAGGCGCTGGAACGGCTGGCTTTCATCCGGCACGCGCGCGATCTGGGTTTCACGCTCGAGGCGATCCGTGACCTCCTCAGCCTGTCAGACCAGCCCGGCCAGCCCTGCGCGGCGGCCGATGCAATCGTTGTCGCGCAATTGGCCGAGGTTGAAAGTCGTCTTGCGCGGCTGGGCGCGCTCAAGGTCGAACTGCAGCGGATTCTGACGCAATGCGCGGGCGGTAAAATAGCGGACTGCCGCGTCATCGAAGCATTGGGCGACCATTCGCTTTGCGCGACCGATCATCGTTACCCTGACCTCGGGGCGACAACCTGA